The genomic DNA CCGGCCCGCCGACCGAACCCAGCAGTTCACGAAAGGCACCGTCTTGCGCCTCGTCTTCGCCGGCACCCCCGAGGTCGCCGTCCCCGCCCTCGACGCCCTGCTGGCCTCGGACAAGCACGAGGTGGTGGCGGTGGTCACCCGCCCCGACGGGACCGCCGGGCGCGGCCGCAAGCTGGTCGCCAGCCCGGTCGCCCGGCGCGCCGAGGAGGCCGGCATCGAGGTGCTGAAGCCCGCGAAGCCGAGCGATCCGGAGTTCCTCGCCCGGCTGACCGAGCTCGCCCCGGACTGCTGCCCGGTGGTCGCGTACGGCGCGCTGCTGCGCCCCGGCGCGCTGGAGATCCCCGAGCACGGCTGGGTGAACCTGCACTTCTCGCTGCTGCCCGCGTGGCGCGGCGCCGCCCCGGTGCAGCACGCGGTGCTGGCCGGCGACGAGGTCACCGGCGCCTCGACCTTCCTGATCGAGCAGGGCCTGGACTCCGGCCCGGTCTTCGGCGTGGTCACCGAGGAGATCCGCCCCACCGACACCAGCG from Kitasatospora terrestris includes the following:
- the fmt gene encoding methionyl-tRNA formyltransferase — its product is MRLVFAGTPEVAVPALDALLASDKHEVVAVVTRPDGTAGRGRKLVASPVARRAEEAGIEVLKPAKPSDPEFLARLTELAPDCCPVVAYGALLRPGALEIPEHGWVNLHFSLLPAWRGAAPVQHAVLAGDEVTGASTFLIEQGLDSGPVFGVVTEEIRPTDTSGDLLTRLSHSGARLLAATMDGIADGSLHAVPQPLDGVTLAPKINPEDARIEWTHPALRVDRLVRGCAPAPGAWTVFRGERLKVSGPVTLHPGAAELAPGELAVGKNSVRVGTGSHEIELGEVQPQGKKPMRAADWARGVRIESGERLGE